The Antedon mediterranea chromosome 11, ecAntMedi1.1, whole genome shotgun sequence genome window below encodes:
- the LOC140063037 gene encoding ectonucleotide pyrophosphatase/phosphodiesterase family member 7-like, translated as MASHLQVLQIALIILAAAHGVHSKDKILLVLSDGMRWDLFGNDLPTFKYIEEMGVKAEYLIPVFPTMSLPNMYTIATGLYAESHGAIHNLAFDAETGNRTLTYSASLTVQKWFDTGAEPIWVTAIQQGLTAGTMRYPGGDVSIKGIRPTRVNSSEEIPFTSKMDMAIDWLKKDDLDLVMTYFGEPDDKLHKFGVGSARANNSLKIIDDLLKHMLDRLKEEDMLDYVNIIITADHGFHNYVYKNYIELNSYVRRDDMDFMMANYGPTFQLLPKQDKMNEVYNNLKHAHEHMHVYWKEELPQHFHYSNNDRILPIVGYVDLTWHVHTAWKKVNSVIGDHGFDNHEQSMQPIFYAMGPRFKKNHISAPFEGVDIYPMMCEILNLDPAPNNGSRDRWGDVMETGNNSATRLNINVRNVFITALVLISLFYQ; from the exons ATGGCCAGCCATTTACAGGTTTTGCAAATCGCTTTGATAATATTGGCAGCAGCACACGGTGTTCATTCGAAG GATAAGATTCTATTAGTTCTATCAGATGGAATGCGATGGGATTTATTCGGTAATGACTTACCGACATTTAAATACATTGAAGAAATGGGGGTGAAGGCAGAATATTTGATTCCAGTGTTCCCGACGATGTCACTACCGAATATGTACACGATTGCCACAG GGTTATACGCTGAAAGTCATGGTGCTATTCATAACTTAGCATTCGATGCCGAAACTGGTAACCGAACCTTGACATATTCTGCATCGCTAACTGTTCAAAAGTGGTTTGACACAGGAGCTGAACCAATCTGGGTTACAGCGATACAACAAG GTCTAACGGCTGGAACTATGCGATATCCTGGAGGAGATGTTTCCATTAAAGGAATACGACCAACACGTGTAAACTCTTCAGAAGAAATTCCGTTTACGTCTAAAATGGACATGGCGATAGACTGGCTAAAAAAGGATGATCTAGACTTAGTGATGACGTATTTTGGAGAACCAGAcgataaattacataaatttgGAGTTGGTTCTGCGCGCGCAAATAATAGCCTGAAAATAATTGACGATTTATTGAAGCATATGTTGGACAGGTTGAAGGAAGAGGACATGCTGGATTATGTTAACATAATCATCACTGCCGACCATGGATTccataattatgtttataaaaacTATATTGAACTTAATAGTTACGTCAGAAGAGACGATATGGATTTTATGATGGCTAATTATGGACCAACTTTCCAGTTACTACCGAAACAAGATAAAATGAATGAG GTGTATAATAATCTCAAGCATGCCCACGAACATATGCATGTGTATTGGAAAGAAGAATTGCCACAGCATTTCCATTACTCAAACAACGACAGAATTCTACCAATAGTTGGATACGTTGACCTAACATGGCACGTTCACACC GCGTGGAAAAAGGTAAACAGTGTTATTGGAGACCATGGCTTTGACAATCACGAGCAATCGATGCAGCCTATCTTCTACGCAATGGGACCGAGGTTCAAAAAGAATCACATATCAGCCCCTTTTGAAGGA GTCGATATCTATCCAATGATGTGCGAGATTTTAAATCTGGATCCAGCGCCAAACAACGGATCACGTGATCGATGGGGTGACGTCATGGAAACTGGTAATAATAGCGCCACTAGACTAAATATTAATGTTAGAAACGTGTTTATAACGGCACTGGTCCTTATATCTCTGTTCTATCAATAA